One Nocardioidaceae bacterium SCSIO 66511 genomic window carries:
- a CDS encoding (Fe-S)-binding protein: MQIVAIVLSLAITVVTIPVIVMAIMRMLGVIRMGQPAIGRSDNPGARTLTMLKETVLHTRMLQWTWVGVMHWFAFAAFIFLSTAVGAAYFQLFDVDFQWPIVGHWYPFEWFSEFIGLLGAIGIIVLIVYRQVKHPRRLERGSRFYGSTFWQAYFVEIFVLVESSAILFIRGAEYNLGVAAGHDNATRAHFPLSSYIGDLYPSSVTANENLVYAIAAIKVILAMVWLLVIARNLTMGVAWHRFTAWFNIWFKRESDGGTALGGLRPIMVDGKPLDFENIEELDEDAALGVGKVDDFTWKGILDFTTCTECGRCQDQCPAWNTEKPLSPKLLMMGLREQAYAKAGGDESAAERSLIGKGDEDSWFYNPDGGDFVIDEDVLWSCTSCGACVQQCPVDIEHVDHIVDMRRYQVLVESNFPTELNQLFKGLENKGNPWNMSPNARMDWAKDLDFEVKQVGSDVEDLSEVEWLFWVGCAGAYEDRAKKTTQAVAELLHLADVDFAVLGDGETCTGDPARRSGNEFVYSMLAMQNAEVFKETKAKKVVATCAHCFNTLKNEYAEFGVELEVVHHTQLLNRLVREGKLTPVAPSGSGSVGAKTITYHDPCYLGRHNQVYEPPRELLDVIPNTTFNEMPRNSERSFCCGAGGARMWMEENIGQRINVNRTEEAIATGADQIAVGCPFCRVMLSDGLTLKQSEGEAREEVEVLDVAQMLLASVKRGEEPEPSTAE; encoded by the coding sequence ATGCAGATTGTCGCCATCGTCTTGTCATTGGCGATCACCGTGGTCACGATCCCGGTGATCGTCATGGCGATCATGCGGATGCTCGGTGTCATCCGTATGGGCCAACCGGCCATCGGCCGCAGCGACAACCCGGGCGCGCGTACGTTGACGATGCTCAAGGAGACCGTCCTCCACACGCGCATGCTGCAGTGGACCTGGGTCGGCGTGATGCATTGGTTCGCGTTCGCCGCGTTCATCTTCTTGAGCACCGCCGTCGGTGCTGCGTACTTCCAACTCTTCGACGTCGACTTCCAGTGGCCGATCGTCGGTCACTGGTACCCGTTCGAGTGGTTCAGCGAGTTCATCGGCCTGCTCGGTGCGATCGGCATCATCGTCTTGATCGTCTACCGCCAGGTGAAGCACCCGCGCAGGCTCGAGCGAGGCAGCCGCTTCTACGGCTCGACGTTCTGGCAGGCGTACTTCGTCGAGATCTTCGTGTTGGTCGAGAGCAGCGCGATCCTGTTCATCCGCGGAGCCGAGTACAACCTCGGTGTCGCCGCAGGCCACGACAACGCCACCCGCGCACATTTCCCGCTTTCGTCGTACATCGGCGACCTCTACCCGTCGTCGGTGACCGCCAACGAGAACCTCGTCTACGCGATCGCCGCCATCAAGGTCATCCTCGCGATGGTCTGGCTGCTGGTGATCGCACGCAACCTGACGATGGGCGTCGCCTGGCACCGTTTCACCGCGTGGTTCAACATCTGGTTCAAGCGCGAGTCCGACGGCGGCACGGCACTCGGCGGCCTCCGCCCGATCATGGTCGACGGCAAGCCGCTGGACTTCGAGAACATCGAGGAACTCGACGAAGACGCCGCACTCGGCGTCGGCAAGGTCGACGACTTCACCTGGAAGGGCATCCTCGACTTCACGACCTGTACGGAGTGTGGTCGCTGCCAGGATCAGTGCCCCGCATGGAACACCGAGAAGCCGCTGTCTCCCAAGCTCCTGATGATGGGACTGCGCGAACAGGCGTACGCGAAGGCAGGCGGCGACGAGTCCGCCGCCGAGCGCAGCCTGATCGGCAAGGGCGACGAGGACAGCTGGTTCTACAACCCCGACGGCGGTGACTTCGTCATCGACGAGGACGTGCTGTGGAGTTGTACGAGCTGCGGCGCGTGCGTGCAGCAGTGCCCGGTCGACATCGAGCATGTCGACCACATCGTCGACATGCGCCGCTACCAGGTGCTGGTCGAGTCGAACTTCCCGACCGAGCTGAACCAGCTGTTCAAAGGCCTTGAGAACAAGGGCAACCCCTGGAACATGTCGCCAAATGCGCGGATGGACTGGGCCAAGGATCTCGACTTCGAGGTCAAGCAGGTCGGCTCTGATGTCGAAGACCTGTCCGAGGTCGAGTGGCTGTTCTGGGTCGGCTGCGCCGGTGCCTACGAAGACCGCGCCAAGAAGACGACCCAGGCGGTAGCCGAGCTGCTGCACCTCGCCGACGTCGACTTCGCGGTCCTCGGCGACGGCGAGACCTGCACCGGCGATCCGGCGCGTCGTTCCGGCAACGAGTTCGTGTACTCGATGCTCGCGATGCAGAACGCCGAGGTGTTCAAGGAGACCAAGGCGAAGAAGGTCGTCGCCACCTGCGCGCACTGCTTCAACACCTTGAAGAACGAGTACGCCGAGTTCGGTGTCGAGCTCGAGGTCGTGCACCACACGCAGTTGCTCAACCGGCTCGTACGCGAGGGCAAGCTCACGCCGGTCGCGCCTTCGGGCAGCGGCTCAGTCGGCGCGAAGACGATCACGTACCACGATCCGTGCTACCTCGGTCGCCACAACCAGGTGTACGAGCCGCCGCGCGAGTTGCTGGACGTCATCCCGAACACCACGTTCAACGAGATGCCCCGCAACTCCGAGCGGTCGTTCTGCTGTGGTGCCGGCGGCGCGCGGATGTGGATGGAAGAGAACATCGGTCAGCGGATCAACGTCAACCGCACGGAGGAGGCGATCGCGACCGGCGCCGACCAGATCGCCGTCGGCTGCCCGTTCTGCCGGGTGATGCTCTCCGATGGCCTGACGCTGAAGCAGTCCGAGGGTGAGGCTCGCGAGGAGGTCGAGGTCCTCGACGTGGCGCAGATGCTGCTGGCATCGGTCAAGCGTGGCGAGGAGCCGGAGCCGAGTACCGCCGAGTAG
- a CDS encoding GntR family transcriptional regulator, whose protein sequence is MTIDHTDPRSPSQQIADDLREQINDGQFAAGDPLPSERTLVELYGTAPQTTRQAIAILKSEGLVVGKPGRGIFIRERLPIVRVGSDHRAQWRKRTGQSPMQAEAEANGLSWYQEVLALETVPAPDWVADRFEIERGQEVFVRRRRTWIENVPTQLADSYYQLADVEGTRIMSEDTGPGGSYAQLEERGLVLAKFREEIGIRMPTPDETRRLRLGPGIPVAEMWRVAFTAERPIEVFRSVLAGNSHVFVYEFDAPV, encoded by the coding sequence ATGACGATCGATCACACCGATCCGCGCTCCCCCTCGCAACAGATCGCCGACGACCTTCGCGAGCAGATCAATGACGGTCAGTTCGCCGCCGGCGACCCGCTCCCGTCGGAGAGGACCCTCGTCGAGCTGTACGGCACCGCCCCGCAGACGACCCGCCAGGCGATCGCGATCCTCAAGTCCGAGGGTCTCGTCGTGGGCAAGCCGGGCCGCGGCATCTTCATCCGCGAGCGGCTGCCGATCGTCCGGGTCGGCTCCGATCACCGCGCCCAATGGCGCAAGCGCACCGGCCAGTCGCCGATGCAGGCCGAGGCGGAAGCCAACGGGTTGTCCTGGTACCAGGAGGTGCTCGCACTGGAAACCGTCCCCGCTCCCGACTGGGTCGCGGACCGGTTCGAGATCGAGCGCGGCCAAGAGGTCTTCGTACGCCGCCGCCGAACCTGGATCGAGAACGTACCGACCCAGCTGGCCGACAGCTACTACCAGCTCGCCGACGTCGAGGGCACCCGGATCATGTCCGAGGACACCGGACCCGGCGGTAGCTACGCTCAGCTCGAGGAGCGCGGGCTCGTCCTCGCGAAGTTTCGCGAAGAGATAGGCATCCGGATGCCCACGCCGGACGAGACCCGCCGCCTGCGGCTCGGGCCCGGCATCCCGGTCGCCGAGATGTGGCGAGTCGCGTTCACCGCGGAGCGTCCGATCGAGGTGTTCCGGTCTGTACTGGCCGGCAACAGCCACGTGTTCGTCTACGAATTCGATGCGCCCGTGTGA
- a CDS encoding ABC transporter permease: MTAIEATETPVRTRAPELSISHALRAEWIKLWSVRSSVWTMVALFAFGAGLTVLICATTADGIASGEAGEDPGSFVTWGMMIAQVTAVVLGALAVSSEYSSGMIRTTLAATPRRTRVMFAKYAVLAGVLFVGGTVTAFAGYFAGNPFLDAKDVGVPLGDEGVIRAMFGCGLYLAGLALFAAALAFLVRHTAAAISIALAMIFVVGNLVMLIPGETGEWITKLMPGNAGSSITFVVNFDPNALAPWTGFGVFCLELAAVVALAAIRFTRRDA, encoded by the coding sequence AGTGGATCAAGCTGTGGAGCGTACGGTCCAGCGTCTGGACCATGGTCGCGCTGTTCGCCTTCGGCGCCGGGCTCACCGTGCTGATCTGCGCCACAACGGCCGACGGGATCGCCAGCGGTGAGGCCGGTGAGGACCCCGGGTCATTCGTCACCTGGGGCATGATGATCGCGCAGGTCACCGCTGTGGTGCTCGGAGCACTCGCCGTTTCGAGCGAGTACTCGAGCGGAATGATTCGTACGACGTTGGCTGCGACGCCCAGGCGGACTCGGGTGATGTTCGCGAAGTACGCGGTACTGGCCGGGGTGCTGTTCGTCGGCGGCACCGTGACGGCGTTCGCCGGGTACTTCGCCGGCAACCCGTTCTTGGACGCCAAGGACGTCGGCGTGCCGCTCGGCGACGAGGGCGTCATCCGCGCGATGTTCGGCTGCGGCCTCTACCTCGCCGGCCTGGCACTCTTTGCGGCTGCGCTCGCGTTCCTCGTTCGGCACACCGCGGCGGCGATCTCCATCGCGCTGGCCATGATCTTCGTTGTCGGCAACCTGGTGATGCTCATCCCGGGTGAGACCGGCGAGTGGATCACGAAGCTGATGCCGGGCAACGCGGGCAGCAGCATCACGTTCGTCGTCAACTTCGACCCCAATGCGCTCGCGCCGTGGACCGGCTTCGGAGTGTTCTGCCTCGAGCTCGCGGCAGTTGTCGCGCTGGCAGCGATTCGGTTCACCCGCCGCGACGCCTGA